From uncultured Pseudodesulfovibrio sp.:
TGGATGCAAGCCCGGCAAAGGGTCAAACCCAAAAAAGACAGACTATTCTTCAATGCCGTATTTTTTGATTTTGTAGTGGATTGCCCTGCGGCTTATGCCCAGCCTGTCGGCAGCATTCTTTTTGACTCCCCCAGTCGCTTTCAAAGCGCGGACAATAGTTTCCCGTTCATTGTCTTCAAGCGACAGACTTGATCCCTGAAGGACCGGAGAATCAGCTGGAGGTTCTTCGATTTGTAAATCCTGACTCGTAATGGTTTCGTCGCCACAGAAGACGAGTGCTGCTTCGATGGTGTTCTTCAGTTCGCGTACATTACCCGGCCATGCGTGGCCGATCATTCTGTCCATGGCTTCCTTTTCAATGGACAAGAGGGGGCGATCCTGAGCGGAACACAACTCGTCGAGGAATCCTGTGACCAGGAGCGGAATATCTTCCTTACGTTCACGAAGTGGCGGGATGGTCAGGGTGACAACTTTCAGCCGGTAGTACAAGTCCTCGCGAAAATCTCCGTTTGCCACCATTCGAGGGAGGTCGGCATTGGTGGCGGCTATGACTCGACAGGAAATCTTTCGTTCGGTGTTGTCGCCAACTCTGCGTATTGTGCCTTCCTGAAGAAAGCGGAGAAGGCGAGTTTGCATGTCAGGGGAAATGTTACCTATTTCATCCAGAAACAGGGTGCCTTCATCGGCCTCTTCAATGAGTCCTTTTTTGTCCTTCATGGCATGGGTAAATGAGCCTTTGACGTGACCGAAAAGTTCACTTTCAAGCAGTGTTGGCTGGGTGGAACCGCAGTCCACCACCACGAAGGGCCCTTTGGCACGAGGGCTGGCGTCGTGGAGTATTCGTGCTGCTTTTTCCTTGCCCGTGCCGGATTCGCCAAAGAGGAGGACCGTGGCCGTGGATCGGGCGACCCGTTCGAGTAACTCCAGAAAACGGGCCATTGTCGGGGCTGTGCCGCCCAGTAATCCCTCATGAGAGAAGTGTGTGGTTGAAGGCTTCCGTATTTGAGCTGGAGGGGTGCCGGTTTCCAGTTTTGATCTGATAAGTCGTACCAGTTCTTTGCCGTCGAACGGTTTGGTCAGGTAGTCTGCTGCCCCGGCCTGTATGGCATCTACTGCCCCCGGAATGGTCCCATGGGCAGTGAGCATGATGATGGGGATATGCGGCCAGTTTTCAAGGACCTCCTTGAGCAGGCCATGTCCTCCCATCCCCGGCATTTTGACATCGGAAACGATCAGGTCCACCGGCTCATTTGCCAGCATTTCAAGGGCAGTTTCAGCTCTGTCTGCGAGTAACGGTGTCAAGCCGGAAGAAAGCAGGCGCGCTTCCAGTACTTGCAGGATGTTTTCGTCGTCATCCACCACGAGAATGGTCGGTATGTTGATAGTCGTGTTCATGATGTGTCCTTGTTCATGCCTTGGCGGGCAGGGAAAAACAGAATGTCGAGCCGTGTCCGGGGTTGCTGGTCAGCCAGATGCGGCCTTCGTGAGCCAGAATAATGCGTTTGGATATAGCCAGTCCGAGCCCCGCTCCATCCACGCTGTCGCGGACTTCGGGCTCTCGGTAATATTTTTGAAAAACTCGGTCCTGTTCTTCTTCCGGGATACCAGGGCCAGTGTCTTGTACGCAGAAGATGACTTCGTCGGGTGTGGTTGAACTGGTAACGGTCACCGTGCCGCTTCGCGGGGTGAATTTGATGGCGTTACCCACCAGATTCATGAGGACCTGTCTAATGTGTTCCGAGTCGGCCATAAATGTTGTGGGCGTGGTTTTTGAAATAAGTGTGATGCCGTTGGCCTCGGCGGCGAGAGTTAGCCGTTCGACGGTGGAGGAGACAAGCCATTCTCCATCGGTTTCCTGTTTGTGAAGATCGAGTGTCTCGGATTCCATGCGGGAGACCGAAAGCAGTCTGGTCAGGAGTTCGGAAAGGCGTGTGGATTCTTTTTCCGCGATACGGAGGAATTTTTTTTGTTTTTCGTTAACTTCACCAAAAGCACCGGATTCAACAAGATCAACGGCTTCACGAACCGACGTCATGGGCGTCCTGATTTCGTGGGAAAGCATGGCAATGAAATCTGACCGCATCTGTTCTTCGCGTCGCAGTCGTGCAGCCATGGCGTTGAATGCCAGTGCAAGTTCTCCCAGTTCATCGCCGGAAAGAATTCGTACATCTCGAGGAGTGGCTCCGGTTCCAAGGTCTCGGATGCCTCGTCGTACTTCGGTCAGCGAACGATTCAGGAACCAAGCCAGGATCAAGCCGCCTCCCACGCCGAGAGCGAGACACGCCAGTAATCCGTATAAGCCGATGTCGGCAGCCCTTTGTCCTGCATCGTGAAGCATGGTCAATCGGGTTTCCATGTCCGCCACATTGTCGAACAGGCTTTGTTCTAGAATATCAGTCCATTCGCGGACGGTAACGTTGGGAGCTAGATTATCATCTGTGGTTTCCCCGGGGTCGAGTGTTATTTCGTACTCTTTGGTCAACTCTTCCCATTCTTCGGTGTAGGTCGGATGCTTTTTTAGCGTTTCGTCTAAAATTTCACCAAAGCGGGTCAGGTCTTCCACGATAAATCCCACAGCGGCCTCATCTCCACCTAGCAGACGGTAGCGTCGGATGTTGTCCTGCACGCTATACAAGCGTTCCAACATGCGTTGGATGGCAGAGTCCAAATCGTGATTTTCAGCTACGATCTGACTTGACACTTCCGCGTCTTGTCGGACTTGCCAGAACAGGAAGGCTGTGGTGGTGAAAAAGATGATAATTAACGCACTCGCCCAGATGAGGAGCTTGGCGGCAATGGAAAGATGGCGAACCTTAGGCATGACTTACTCTTTAGAGTATTCGCGGTGACAGGGCAATAAACCTTTAACTCTCTATGGCCTTTTTGAGCTAAAAAAAAGGCCATCTTTTGTTGTAATGATGGCCTGAGTTTTTTTTTGACGGCAATCCGTCAAGATGGTTAATGAATTAACCTCGGGTTTCAAAGGTCTTGTATTCCTTGTCGTAATCAAGAGCGGAACAGGACACGTTGTTTTTGCCGACGGCCGGTGATTCGGTCATAAGCCGTTCCCGGAACAATGCATAGGTTTCTGCATCTCCTTGAACCAGAATTTCCGCTTTTTTGTCCGCTACGCTGCGAACCCAGCCGGTTAGTTTCAACTGTTCTGCTGCCTTGCGAACCCAAGACTGGAAAGGCCCTCCAGCCACTTCCCCTTCAACGATACATTTGTAACTTTTCATGGCGAACCTCCGAATAGGGATTTATTTGTACTCAGAGCGTACGTGATTTTATGTTTTATGAAAAGAGGGAGGCAGAGAATTTGTCGAGGTCTGGGGTTGTCATTTGTTGAGTACAACGATACTGTCTCTCCCTGCTCTGACCGCTTCTCAATCGTGAAGCAGAGGATTCCCATGTGTAAAATTAGTATTATTGCCACCCTGTGTGCGTTCTTTTTGTGCGTGTCACCCGCAGCGGCCTCTTTGCCTCATTATAATTCCGACATCGGCTACACCATTTGGCTGCCGAAGCACTGGACCGTGGCCTCGAACAGTGATTTGGAAATTGCTGAAGGGGCGTGCAAGCCGCTGCCTGTACAGGGGTTGATGTCTAACTGGGAGGCCGGTTATATCAACTCTGAAAGTGGTCGAGAATGCCGACTTTTGGTGGAGGCAAAGCCTGGCCGGAAAATGCGTCCGGCAGATATTTCCAACTTTAACAATTTTATAGTCCGGTCATTGAAACAATCCCCTTTGTATGAAGTGAAGAATCCGGGATGTGTGACCCTGAAGACTGCTACGTACTTCGAAGACAAGAAAGTGTTGAGGCTTGTAACGGAGATGGGTCGCGGCGAACACGCCATGGTCGGATTGACGTACATAGTCTACACCCGCAAGGGCATGTTGACGTTTGTCGGGTATCTTGATCCGGCTGACGATCAGACGCAGAAAGCCATTGATAAGGCCATGCTTTCTCTCTATCTGGATGATGGTATCCGTTATTAAGCGTTGTTGACACTATTTGGGTAGGGTGGATATCTTTTGATTATGGGCAACCATGGTTCGCACTGTGCATTATTTGTAGGCACGGCGCGTTTGTTTTATATTTAGGTGAATAATGGTGAGTGTTTGCCATAGGCACACTCCTTGCTCAAGAGTCACTGGAGGCTCGAGTGAAGAAAATTATATTGGGAACAGTCCTCTCTCTTATGATGTTTTCACCATCTCTGGCAGTGGATGGCCACTCTCAGACGGATTCTTGGCTCGTGGCCTCCAATCAGCCACAGCGTCCAGCCCCGGAGCCGCCCCGGAAGATCATCATCAAGGGGAAGGGGGGTAAAGTAACCGGCGTGGAACAGGGGACAGGTAAGAAACCCAAAGAAAAGAAATAATGTATCCTTGGATATATAAGAAAGCCCCCGCAACCATTTGGTCGCGGGGGCTTTTACGTGTTTTGTCTTGAAACTACTGCGTGGTGTCGCAGGTCGGGAACTGCGGGTCTGTGCCGCTTTCCAGAAGTTTGGTACGGTATTCCGTTACTTCGTCCAGCTCATTCCATTCGCTGTACATTTCCATCCATTCTTCAAAATCCATGTACTTTTCGTCTAAGTGCTGCTCATGCATTTTGAGCCAGACATTGAAGATGTACATTTCCACTTTGAATGTGGCGTTATCGAACACCTGTGGAAGGACTGTGGCCTCGTACTTCTGGCCGTCCAGCCGGGAAGCCACGTAGGAACAGACATTTTCCTGGGATCGCTTGTAGTCGGTGACTGCATTGTTTACCATATCGGCAAAACGATGCAGTTCGGGGCGGTTCTCTTTGATCTTGGCCAACTCTTCGTCAGGCATCTCAATTCGGAGTTCTTCGCCTTTCTCCACCACGAAGTAGAACCTGAGCCATTGGTCGAATTGGAAAACCTCAAGGGCGTCCTTGACCGCATTTTTCACACTCACGCTTCGAATCATTACTATAATCCTTCATTGGGTTAATGTCTTGGATGGGGAATATGGACATCCTTGT
This genomic window contains:
- a CDS encoding sigma-54 dependent transcriptional regulator; the encoded protein is MNTTINIPTILVVDDDENILQVLEARLLSSGLTPLLADRAETALEMLANEPVDLIVSDVKMPGMGGHGLLKEVLENWPHIPIIMLTAHGTIPGAVDAIQAGAADYLTKPFDGKELVRLIRSKLETGTPPAQIRKPSTTHFSHEGLLGGTAPTMARFLELLERVARSTATVLLFGESGTGKEKAARILHDASPRAKGPFVVVDCGSTQPTLLESELFGHVKGSFTHAMKDKKGLIEEADEGTLFLDEIGNISPDMQTRLLRFLQEGTIRRVGDNTERKISCRVIAATNADLPRMVANGDFREDLYYRLKVVTLTIPPLRERKEDIPLLVTGFLDELCSAQDRPLLSIEKEAMDRMIGHAWPGNVRELKNTIEAALVFCGDETITSQDLQIEEPPADSPVLQGSSLSLEDNERETIVRALKATGGVKKNAADRLGISRRAIHYKIKKYGIEE
- a CDS encoding HAMP domain-containing sensor histidine kinase, encoding MPKVRHLSIAAKLLIWASALIIIFFTTTAFLFWQVRQDAEVSSQIVAENHDLDSAIQRMLERLYSVQDNIRRYRLLGGDEAAVGFIVEDLTRFGEILDETLKKHPTYTEEWEELTKEYEITLDPGETTDDNLAPNVTVREWTDILEQSLFDNVADMETRLTMLHDAGQRAADIGLYGLLACLALGVGGGLILAWFLNRSLTEVRRGIRDLGTGATPRDVRILSGDELGELALAFNAMAARLRREEQMRSDFIAMLSHEIRTPMTSVREAVDLVESGAFGEVNEKQKKFLRIAEKESTRLSELLTRLLSVSRMESETLDLHKQETDGEWLVSSTVERLTLAAEANGITLISKTTPTTFMADSEHIRQVLMNLVGNAIKFTPRSGTVTVTSSTTPDEVIFCVQDTGPGIPEEEQDRVFQKYYREPEVRDSVDGAGLGLAISKRIILAHEGRIWLTSNPGHGSTFCFSLPAKA
- a CDS encoding acylphosphatase, whose protein sequence is MKSYKCIVEGEVAGGPFQSWVRKAAEQLKLTGWVRSVADKKAEILVQGDAETYALFRERLMTESPAVGKNNVSCSALDYDKEYKTFETRG